The following coding sequences lie in one Arachis ipaensis cultivar K30076 chromosome B05, Araip1.1, whole genome shotgun sequence genomic window:
- the LOC107641704 gene encoding auxin-responsive protein SAUR50-like, with translation MSNRKSNKVAQAVVLKQILKRCSSFGMKHNNEEGLPDDVPKGHFAVYVGENRSRYIVPISWLAHPRFQILLQRAEEEFGFNHDMGLTIPCDEVAFESLTSIIRY, from the coding sequence ATGTCAAACAGAAAATCCAATAAGGTTGCACAAGCGGTAGTTCTGAAGCAGATTCTGAAGAGGTGTTCAAGTTTTGGAATGAAGCATAATAATGAAGAGGGTCTCCCTGATGATGTACCAAAAGGTCATTTTGCAGTGTATGTTGGTGAGAACAGAAGCAGGTACATTGTTCCAATATCATGGCTTGCTCATCCACGGTTTCAAATTCTTCTCCAAAGAGCTGAAGAGGAGTTTGGTTTCAACCATGACATGGGACTCACCATTCCCTGTGATGAAGTTGCTTTTGAGTCCTTAACCTCAATTATCAGATATTAA